The Arachis ipaensis cultivar K30076 chromosome B03, Araip1.1, whole genome shotgun sequence region GTGTTTTAATGAATATATAAATCATTATATTTTGggacgatttatgcatgaattgcataggtgaataAGGCATAAATCGTCTCAACCCACTGTGTGTTACGAATAACACGTAAATCGTCCTAGCCTAGGATGATATATGCATTTTAACCTAAAACACTCTATTCTGTCACGATTTACATGCTTCTTCCTAATCCTCTACCCCCTAACACGATTTACGTGCAAATCCCAAACCCACAAGTCCCTAGGACGATTTATGTAAAAACTTTTATGTGTAATTCGAATTCTAACTCATCTAGAGTAAAAAGACATGTGTTTCTTTAATATATGACaaccattttttttatgcaatcaCACCATATTTACTACTATATCAAATTtgagttcaattaagaagttaattttttaagttacaatttttttaatttatttttatttttattttaaattttaaattttaaattttaaatttaaaaaaataaaaataaaaaattaatttacaataaaaaataaactaatattaATTAAAGTTAATTTTCATATATTTATTCATCAAATTTATATTGTGTTGACTTATTTATTTGTTCTAGAATATTCTACTACACAAATATTTATGTAAATCACATTATGGGCTTGATTATATATATACTATAAgaaaatgaaatatttgtaacaaaaattttgtaacaaatttaaaattattacaaaaaattaatttttgtaataaaagttagtgattgttacataataataatattaattattttttatgaaaaatcaaagattataatttttaaaaatggtatatattattttatattttttataaaattaatatataatttttactaATAATCAAGTGTTAAATGTTgattagaaattaatttttaaattaaaaaaattattgttaaatacaaataaaaatcgTCCTAGGACTTGTGGGTTTGGAATTTGCACGTAAATCGTGATAGGGGTAGAGGGTTAGGAAGAAGCACGTAAATCGTACCAGGGTAGAGTGTTTTAAGTTAAAATGCATAAATCATCCTAAAATATGTCGATTTACGTGTTATTCGTAACACACAGTAGGCTGAGACGATTTATGCCTtattcacctatgcaattcatgcataaatcgtcccaggaTACAATGATTTATATATTCATTAAAACACACAATCCTAagataatttatatattatatgattTAGGGGATTCACgatcaaaaaaattatttagagaAATCAGGTAATATAGGAgtccaaatattttatttaaataaaaaacccaTAACATGATGAAGCTAAGGGATGAATGGTGTAAATAAATTGCGGTTACTAATGTAATAGTGTGATGTAACATAAGCTCAACATGCCTAGAAGCATAATTTTCCCTTTTTGGAAGCGATCATGTAATAGCAAATTATATtaataagaaaaatgataaaatatatttttttctctcaaaaattaaaaaaaaattaaaaatactcataatattttttttttagttttgtNNNNNNNNNGTTTTGTTCTAAAgattttttatttacattaaatatgttcttgataactaaattttcaaaaaatttaaaactaaatcaACAGCAATGCATGacaattattttgatttatttatgttaaaagttgtttttataaaCTGTtgttaaattaatcttaaatgaAAAATTAGCCGCTATGATTATATTTGACGCAAATCGAATTgtgggataaaattaaaacaacataaattttaaaaataaaaaatatattttatcctaaAACAAATCTAATTgtgggataaaattaaaacaacataaattttaaaaataaaaaatatattttatcctaaAGCAAATCGAATTgtgggataaaattaaaacaacataaattttaaaaataaaaaatatattttatcctaaAAAAATATCTGTGTAAGCGGTGACAAAAGAAGAAAATGATGTTATTCCTAAATTTGGACGGCCAAGAAATGCATCATATTTATTTTGTGATGGCTTGGCTGCTATTCTAATTCAAATTCTTACAATGCAAGTTGGTGAAGTCACAGAACTTTATTTGAAATAGTACATTATTATTTCTTCCAAGGAACAAATGCTGATCGGTGAGAGGGGGAGAAAAATAATACTAATTCTTAATTATGTTACTCAGATCTAGCTTTATTCCAAAGTTTCGGAAAAGAATCTTTCTGAAAATTAGGGTTGTACATTAACCATCTATTAATTTATTAAACTAAATTACTTTGGCTTTACATATGTTTAAAGGTTTAATTTGCACCAAGTAAAAGGAAGcaatatcaataaaaataataaaaagaaaaaagaaaagggcTTTCTGTGGTTCTCAATTCTCACCAATTACAAAGACAGGATCTTCATTGTAAATCAGTCAGTGGTAAAAGTGGGTGGGGCACTGAAAGCTAGGGagtttcaattaaaaaaaaaaaaaaggataaaaaaagaaaagagagaagcaTTTTAGTTAGAACTTAGAGGCATGCTCCTCTACCTTTTATGAACATGGCTTTCTTTTCAGTTACCAAATTATACCATAGGCGCTTCTACAGATCCCATTTACCAAAACAACTAGTTGTAGCCTTTATTATTGTAAGGTTATGGTAGTGTTTGAAAAAGAGATCGAGAccaaaagataaaaattaagaaataaatattaaattaagtttttatattgtGTTTGAAATTAATTAAGAGGAGAGGTTCATGCAATAAAAAGAGGGTAAGGccccaaattttaattttttttttataaattgtataaaaattttagtttagttcttttaaaagttttattttacttttttgaaTAAATGTCCTTTTTTGTCTTTAATTATTTGTTTGATGGACTTCGCACCCTCtaacaaatataaaaatttaaattggtCCTTATCTACTTTGATATATGTACGTTCAGTCTCTGCAACCAGTTTTGAGCAGGTCACTTGCTGATATATCAGTAATTTGTTCGCGTGGGTTTCTCTCCTTCATAATTAAGACAAATTGAAATCACGTGAACAAGTTACTGACACATCAGTAAGTGATCTGCTCGAAACTAATTGCAGGGACGGAAACATATATCAGAGTAGATAGGGACCgatttagatttttatatttgttAGGGGGTGTGAAATCAATAAAACAAATGGTTAAAGACTGGAAAGAACATTgactctattttttattataaaattaattttttgccCCTTGCTAATAAAATTTAACCTAATTCTGCGCCTGAAACCAATTATATATGCAGCCATAAAGTTGGAACCAATTATattgagaaattaaattaattaatttaaattgtattttaattgatctattgaaaaaagaaaaatatattcaTCAGTACGTAGTACTATAAGAATAATGCTTAACAGTAAAAGATTTATATAAAAAAGCACACGAATTTGTTGTGGGAGATGTTACAGTAACTGATTTATTCCACACCATTCATTATTAGTCATcaagaattttttttaagaaaaatgaaaaacgaCAAGAGAATTCGTCAAAGCATATATCCGTACTAAGACTTTAATAATATCTAGTAGCAGTAATAGTGCTCAGATCACATAAGTTAATTTACTTCCTAAAAATGATTATTAATTGATTGATAGAAAATCCATATGATTCTTGGAGTACGTAGCTCTTTTTCAAAGTGCATGCTTTTTCAACAATATATGCAATGCATGCATATATGCATAATAAAAAATCAGCATTTTTCTGAACccattgttttattttccatGATGAAGATATAGCGGATTGCTGtcttctatatatgtatatatattggaAGTTGATATCAATACagctttctttttcaaaatctatgtATGGTCTGATATATATATACCTAATAAATTTAAGTATATTTTCTAAAAGTTTTGAAACATAGAAGTTAATTAGAGAAATCTGCCTTGGCAGCCTTAAGCTTTTacctttatatatataattaatggaAGCAAGGAAATAAAGAAGAAAAGTTATCTTCCTCAAATATCTATCTATATATTATCTAATAATCCGTTTATTAGCTTTAAAGTTTCTTTGTAAGAAAAGCATATATAACATCCTACCGGATCACATGTTAATATTGAGCACCTTGAACACACTTCTATTTAAAAACCACGTTAGCATCTTGAAACTTGTGCATAAGCTAAGGTAGTTTTCATATTTTGGTAGGgtggaaaattaaataaaagttggATCAGCTACAATATTTTTGGTCGAGCTTTTCTTGTGCTTTAACAATCCACCCATCAATCATAAAGTGAAGTCGTACCAAAATGGGCCAAAAGGCCCAAATTTAGGTCAAAGAAGATTTTTATTGACAAATGGTGGGTTTGTATCTAGCTCACTTCTCAGTAATGGGCTTGACCCATGGGAAATATCGAATTCATGATATTGAGGAAAGTGAAGATTAGCCTAAGAAATTAAACTTGAGCTAGCTCAATTGCTTACATACAgtaatgatttttaattaaaaattcgttATTGAAAATATTGTTAAAACATATATTAAATACGAAGAATTTCAAATATTCCTTAAACATCGATGTTCTAATAATTTTagttgttgattttaattattgTACGGttggtcgggtaccggacggttcgggttggtACTTCGGTTGATGAGAGGGGGAATCGCCTGGTTCCGGGTTGCTGGATTGGAGGAGGGGTAACCGACTTCCCAAGCTCTTCATGTGGAgagggggggtgtcacctgcaaagacactccgacgctctagtcagtcaaGTGTGTAGGCGAAAAATGAGAgaatggtatgtgacgtaccttgggggaggggtaggaccctccccatatataccgtgtcagaggcGGGTCCCACAAAGGCAGAACCCACATTCCTCGAAGCTTCCCCATACAGCTGTCTAGGACGTGTGTCCGGGTTGATACTTGAACGCCTCGCACccgaccgttcgggtcgggtggtTCGTGGGtcggccaggccgtaacagtgctcCCAACGCGCCAGCAATGATCGTGAGGGTCTTGGTGGCGTGTTGTCCCTTCTTTCGTGCGTTGTCGCCAGGTCGGCCGCTCGTGGAGAGGACGTGCCTCTTGCGCGCGTGTCTGTTCGTTGCTGGGGATAACCGTTCGTCGTCTCGTTCCTCGCGCTGAGCATTAAATGATTTCAAAACCCCGCGCGCAAAGACTATTTTGCCCCTTGGCCTTTCGCGCTTCTTGAGTCTGGCAGTTTTAACCAGTTTTGCCTTTTGTTTTCATCTCATTTCTTTACTCCTTCCATCTCCATCTTCTTTTCTCTTAAGTTTCCCAGAGCATCATTTCTGCATCCCTGTGCATTCgctcctttcccttttctttcgAATCTTCGCAACTAATCTAGGTAAGCATTCATTTCCTCGCTCTCTGCTTCATGTCCATTTTACCTTCATCATTAGTTCTTCTGTATGCATGCTTCCTGTTTGATTTGTATGCCAGATGGCCTTAGTGTTAAGTAGGTGCGTTAGGGGGGTTACCATTCCAGGGTGTTAGCTTTTTAGGCTTTTACTTGGATTCTGCTTCGGCCATGATTAATTTTAGTTACTGAATAGGCTAAATATAGTTTCTGGAATTTTCCGAGCTCCCGACCTCGTAGACTAACCGAGTGgtaccccactgtaggtatgcctcgcatcgTCTCACGAGCTTCCACCTCCGCCGCGGGTTACGACCCGTACGCTTGGGTGACTTCCGACGTGAAAGACTCCCCGAACCAGATGGGCGAGGAGGAGCTTACCGAGTTCCGCCAAGCCGAGTACTTGTGCGGTGGGACTGACGAGGAGGCCAACTACGACGTTTTCATTCACGCCCCTGGCGAACGACTATACGAACTCAACTTCCACTCCCCCCGGGTTGCCGATTGGATTTGGTTCTATAAGTCCATGTTCACCCAAGTGGGGGTTCGTATTCCTTTTTCTGCCTTTCAAATGGCGCTCCTTAACTGGATCTCCGTGGCACCGTCGCAGctgcatccgaacagttgggcttccatccgctgtttcgagatggtgtgtGAATACCTAGAGTTGCCGGTGTCCGTAGACGttttcctttatttcttcaaCCTCACGAATCCTTCCAAGGAAGGGAAGGCAAGGAAAGGGTTCATGTCCTTCCGATCTGCCCAGGGTCGGAGGATTTTTggcttgttcgaggactcttacCATGAGTATAAGGACAAGTATTTTAAGGTGCGCCCAGTCAAAGGCCGCCATCCCTTCTGGTTGTCGTTAGAAGGAGAACACCTCATCCCAATGTATTGGAGTTTCGGGGCGGGGTCCAACACCTTTGTTAAGGTGACTTACAAGGGGATGTCCGCTGTGGACAAAAAGGTTGCCGACGTGTTGTTGGCCGTTTTGGGGAGAAACCATGTGAATCTCCACCTTCTTATGGGTGACCAGGAGGTCGCCAGAAATTATATTTGTGAGCAGCTCTGACTTATGTTTCTTGCATTACTATTGCTTTGATTGGTTATGCCGATTTCACGActaacttgtttatttatttgttgcAGTGGGAATGTCTGCCGAGGTGACAGGCCTTGAGAGTTTGTACAAGACTTTTTTGGAGGAAAGCGATGAAGAAAAGGCTGACGGGAAGCCGGAGGCCCCACCTGAGAATAAGGAGGATCAGGCGGTGCCTTCACCCCGTGATGCCAAGATGTCGGACAAACATTCTAACAGGGGGCGCGTCTCTCCCATTCATGAGGAGGCGACCGGTACTGGGTATTCGACCTCCGCTCAACAAGTCGATGATGATAATGAATTGAAGGTCATTCGCCCTAAGAGGTAGAGGTCATTCTCCAGCCCTGAAGGAGCCCTCATCGTGATGGAGAGGAACTTTGACGCCGGGACCTTCATAGATTCCCAGTTGCTTCTCGGCACGGAGGAGCACTTCTGTGGCTCCGACCTTGCGggacaggcgaggtggatgtacctTACCCTCCTCCGCGGTGCTGCTatagctcggaaggccgagttcgagttgtcggggaTGCAGTCGGTGCGTAGGAAGCTCGAATCTGCTGCTACAGCCAATAATCAATTCAAAACTTAAGTTGAAACGCTTCGGGAGCAGCTGTCCAAGGCAGAGGAGAAGCTTAAGGCTGCCGAGGAGAAGGCCGCGTCTGCCGAGGAAAAATTGAAGACCTCTGATGCTACCGTATCCCGTCtaaccgagcgggagatgacttTGGAAAGTCAGCTCAATGCCGCGCAAGGTCGGATGGTCGCTTTGGAGAAGGAACGTGATGTGGCCATCTCGTCGGCTAAGGCCGCTCAAGCTGAAGCCGAAGAGTGTAAGAAGAAGTATAAAGAGACCGTGAAGCAGGGAAAAGGCGCGATCCTAATGACTGAAGAGGCTCTTaaggcccaggtgaagatcgtggctccTGACTTCGACACGTCGGCAATCGGGGTCTTTAAGACaatcaaggatggcaagattgtcgttATGCCCAAGAAATGATCTCTTGTATCTTTGTATGGAGTTTGTGATTTTGTTGTAGAACTTGTGGAACTTACTTTTTGATATACTTTAATAGTCGCTTGGTGTTGGCTTGTGATTATCATCTTTCTCTGCTTGTCTGGTAGCATTTTCGTTCTATTTTGTTACCGTTTTGTTGGTATTGGCTTGTCGCTCATGTTTGTTTACCGTTGTGTTGGTAATTTGGCGAAGCCAAGTCGTGGCTTTGCTATTGCTGTAGCCGTTTGTTATGGCTTTAACTTAGTTGGCTCccagggtgatcagtcccggggcaCCGTATCGTGGTCCCGTTTAACATGTATTATAAGGAACTTGTTGTTGTGGGATGCGTAAATGGAGAAAAGTAAATGGGAGGGTAATTTTGACAAGTAAACATTAATCGATAGTTAAGCAAGTCTATTGCCATAATAAGTACTTAACAAAAGTAAATCACTGAGCTCGTCAGATCGCCTAGTCGGCGTGTTTGAGCTAGGAATAAAATCTTCTCAAgttacttgcattccaagttCTCGGGACTTCCTTGCCATCGAGCTTCTCCAATTTGTAGGCGCCCTTGCCAATCACCTCTTTgactctgtaggggccttcccagtttgccgccagTTTACCTTCCCCTTGGGTCGGCAGCCCGATATCGTTGCGCCGCAAGACGAGGTCATTTTGTTCAAATTCTCTTGAGCACTTTGGCGTTGTAGCGCAgggccattctttgctttagtGCTATTTCTGACAAATAGGCCATCTCCCTAGCCTCATCTGCTAGGTCCTTTTCCACAGCTTCCTCTACTCCCTTCAGAAGTAATCGTGGGCTCGGCTCTCCGATCTCTACGGGTACCATTGCGTCCACCCCGTACATCAGGCGGAAAGGGGTTTCTCCTGTGGACGACTGCTCGGTTGTTCGGTAAGACCAGAGGACCGAGGCGAGTTCGTCGGCCCATGCACCTTTTTTGTTATCCAGCCGCTTCTTGAGGCCCAGCAAGATGACCTTGTTTACGGCCTCGACCTGACTGTTCGTCTGGGAATGC contains the following coding sequences:
- the LOC107633706 gene encoding uncharacterized protein K02A2.6-like, which encodes MWRQVITRFGIPEVVVSDNGTQFTDKKFAEFLFGLGIKQRFSSVEHSQTNSQVEAVNKVILLGLKKRLDNKKGAWADELASVLWSYRTTEQSSTGETPFRLMYGVDAMVPVEIGEPSPRLLLKGVEEAVEKDLADEAREMAYLSEIALKQRMALRYNAKVLKRI